The genomic stretch GACGAAGTCAGGATGGTGCGGTGTCTTGAAGATGTAGACGTCACCAAACGTGCCGTCACACGAAGGAATACACAGCCGACTTGTAGTCTGGCCGAAGCGGGTGTCCCCGAAGGTTTCCGCAAGCAAGCTGGCAAGTGCGGCGCGGTCGTAGCGATGGTAGGCAAGGTTGCGCATACGAGCCCATGCGCGACCCAGTTTGCCAAACCGAGGCTCAGGAAAGATTGTCTTACCGTGATCGAGATAGAGGTTCGCCATCTCACGGGCCCGGATGCGCATGGACAGACCGAGCGCGATGATCCCGCCGGTAGACGTGCCGGTAATCATGTCGAAGTGGTCGGCAATCGACTCGCCACCGAGATGCTGTTCTTCTAGCTCGGCCAGGACGCTGGCCGGATAGATGCCCTTAATGCCACCGCCGTCGATGGACAGGATCTTGAACTCACGGTCTGCGGGCCAAGGCTGCGGCACGCGACGGCGCGTCAACGCGCCCCGGGAGCGTGGCTCGACGTCCATGGTCATTTGGCCACCACCGGATGACGCCCGCCGCCGGTCCAGATGCCCGTGGCCCGCCAGCCTTCGTAGCTCGCTAGCCAGTCAATCGTCCAAGGGATGATGGTATCGGCCAAGGCCATGTTGCGTGTCCATTCATCGGTGGCTGGGTCGAACAGGCAAAGGCGGGACTTAGTCGGCGTGTTCTGGCTCCAGTAGAGATGGGGCGTTGACTCGCCGGGCGCAAAATCGCTGGTCAATTCGAGCTCGGGCGCGACGAGCGTTACCTGGGCACCGCAGGTGCCAAGAACGCGCAGGTTGTCGATCTGTCGCGGCTCCACCGCATTGACGCGCACCCAGTAAGTGCGCGCCAGCGGCCGGAGGGGTCCTTCCCACACCACATGCCAGCCGCCGTTGAAGACGACCTCAAACGCCGGGAACTGCTGGTGCATCCGACGAATCTGCTCGCTCATGTGCATCATGCGCAGGGCTCATCGCCGAAGTGCGTGTGCTTGGGGGTGGCGCGCACGATGCCGGGCACCGCCGCCACGCCAAGGGCGGCAACTTCGGCTGCGGTGGGCAGCACGATACGGCCGCTGCCGGGGGTATGGCGCGACTGCCCGTAGACAATCTGCTGGCCAGTGCGCTCGTTGAACTGCTTGACCGCCTCGATGGTGGCCCGCTCGCCGAACATTGTCGCCAAGGTCGCCTGCATCTGCACCAGGTCGACATCGCCACGCAGCTGCTGCAGCTTCTCGATGAACTCGTCCAGGTCACCGATGAACACCTGTTGTGCCATCAGCGTGTCCGGCCAGCGGTCGGTAAATACGTCCGGCGCACAGGCTGGATTGGCTACGATGACCGTGCGCCCCCGGTCCTGAGCCTCCTGCAGCACACCCCGCAGCTGACCGGCTTGCAGCAGCAGTTCTTCCGAGAGCGTGCCCGTATGGCCCGCGTTGTCCGCAACCACTTTGGCCATCATCACCGACGGCGGGCACCGGACATCACGTTGGTCGTAACGCACATTGCGGTAGCGTTTGAGCAGCTGCAGCGCGATGACTGCCATGGACTTGGCATGCATGGGTTCCTGCTCGGGCACTTGCTCCACCTCCGCCTGTGCCTCAACCAATAGGTGCGCCGTCTCGAACTCGCGCGCGCGAGCCATGAAGGCCGCCTCGAACAGTACATCCTTGGGCGTGTGCTCGATGAAGTGCTGGGCGAAGCCCCAAGGATTTGCAACGATCTTGGTGTCATCGTCCGTGGCGTGCCTTTTGGGTGCGTGATAGATGTACCCGCACTTTTCCGGCATGGTCTCGATGCGCACCATGGGGGTGACGTCCAGATGCATCCCATCGGCATACTGGACTTGGACGCAGCGGGTGCACCGGGTGGTCTTGCCGTAGTAGCGCGAACCCGGCTCGCCAGCGATGGCTTCTTCCAGCAGGTCGAGCATGCGGTGCGGCGGCGTGTCAGACGGCAGGTCGAGCGTGGCGATTAGGTCGATATCGAACTCATCGTTCTCCAGCTTCGAGGAAATGGTCGCGCCGATGGCCATCGACCCCTGGGCATAGACCAAGGTGACCAAGTCATGCAGCGGGCTGTCCTCGCGCTGGATGTATTCCTGGATGGCGTGGAAGCGGGCGACCGCCTTCTTGTAGTTGCTCTCGCTCAACTGCACGCGAATGGCGATGTCGGCCAACAGGGCGTCCAACGGTTCGGCGAAGGGGGGTGGGAGGGACTGCAGATGCTTCATTTCTGTCTCCGGGAGCGGGACCGCATCGCGGCCGGCACGGGGGTACCGGCCGCGACGGGGCTTACTTGGTCTTGGTGGGGTCCACCAAGGTGTAGGTCTGGCCCGGCTTGGGCGTGGGCGGCATGGGCTCGTCGCGGACGACCGTCCGCTCCGGACCCTGGCCACCACGCGGGCCGTTGATCTGGTACTGGCCGGACTTCGGGGCCGGCTGCCCGGGCTTGAGCCCGCTCGTCTTGCTGGTCATGCGTGTAGTTCTCCGAATGAACCCAGGGCCAGGGACCCCGGGCAGGTTGCCGCCCCGTGCGACGCCGCCCAATCGGCACCTGCAACCGATCAGTTAAGTTAGTTTAGCCAAGTTATACTACATGTCAAGTAACTAATGGTGTGATAGGCTTGCCGCTGTCCCTACAGGTCGCCCCATGGACGCCCCCTCTTCCTCCCCCACCACGTCCCCGCGCTGGGGGCAGGTCCGTCGCCTGGCCTTCATCGACCTGCGCCTGCAGTACGACGGGAAGATCAACCGGACCGATCTGACGACCTTCTTTGACGTGTCGTCTCCCCAGGCCTCAGCCGACTTACGCCTCTACGACGACATGGCCAAGGGCAACATGTCCTATGACGCCAGCGCGAAGGCTTACGTGGCGCAGCCTGGTTTCACGCCGCAGTTTGGACAGGCCTCTGCGACCAGTTACCTGAACGAGCTCTACCGACTTGCATGTGGCGTCATCAAGCGCGATGAGAGCTTTGTGGGCTTCGTTCCCCCCACCGGTATCGTCGCGACGCCGGCGCGCAAGATCTCCTCGCCTGAGGTTGCGTCGTGGGTTCAGGCCATCCGCGATAGACGGGCCGTGGCTGTTGAATATCAGTCAATGGAGCAGGACACGCCGGCGGCGTTGATCCTCAGCGCGCACGCAGTGGGCTTCGATGGGCTGCGCTGGCACATACGTGCTTGGTGCCACAAGCGCCTAGCCT from Lysobacter silvisoli encodes the following:
- a CDS encoding CBASS cGAMP-activated phospholipase, which codes for MTMDVEPRSRGALTRRRVPQPWPADREFKILSIDGGGIKGIYPASVLAELEEQHLGGESIADHFDMITGTSTGGIIALGLSMRIRAREMANLYLDHGKTIFPEPRFGKLGRAWARMRNLAYHRYDRAALASLLAETFGDTRFGQTTSRLCIPSCDGTFGDVYIFKTPHHPDFVKDAVQPMTTVAMATAAAPTFFQPLPAGGYRFVDGGIWANNPIMVGVVDAMTAFDIDRHRIRVLSLGCGDEPYKVSDAMMRWGGLFSWRTVIDGAIAFQSQNALGQAKLLLGAERVMRLVPDSASPPISLDDYDRASLHLPSAALSTVEKHGPTLADVFLSRS
- a CDS encoding nucleotidyltransferase domain-containing protein, whose protein sequence is MKHLQSLPPPFAEPLDALLADIAIRVQLSESNYKKAVARFHAIQEYIQREDSPLHDLVTLVYAQGSMAIGATISSKLENDEFDIDLIATLDLPSDTPPHRMLDLLEEAIAGEPGSRYYGKTTRCTRCVQVQYADGMHLDVTPMVRIETMPEKCGYIYHAPKRHATDDDTKIVANPWGFAQHFIEHTPKDVLFEAAFMARAREFETAHLLVEAQAEVEQVPEQEPMHAKSMAVIALQLLKRYRNVRYDQRDVRCPPSVMMAKVVADNAGHTGTLSEELLLQAGQLRGVLQEAQDRGRTVIVANPACAPDVFTDRWPDTLMAQQVFIGDLDEFIEKLQQLRGDVDLVQMQATLATMFGERATIEAVKQFNERTGQQIVYGQSRHTPGSGRIVLPTAAEVAALGVAAVPGIVRATPKHTHFGDEPCA
- a CDS encoding WYL domain-containing protein; amino-acid sequence: MDAPSSSPTTSPRWGQVRRLAFIDLRLQYDGKINRTDLTTFFDVSSPQASADLRLYDDMAKGNMSYDASAKAYVAQPGFTPQFGQASATSYLNELYRLACGVIKRDESFVGFVPPTGIVATPARKISSPEVASWVQAIRDRRAVAVEYQSMEQDTPAALILSAHAVGFDGLRWHIRAWCHKRLAFRDFAIGRLVVVDDDVAAPQIDPSNDLGWETKVNLHLVPHPGLTPSQREVVMKDYNMDDGKLVLPCRQAMLFYTLRHLNLLSLEQEKDPARQHVVVDNPDQVREWLKQDRKA